The proteins below are encoded in one region of Cohaesibacter intestini:
- a CDS encoding transglycosylase domain-containing protein, which produces MAFDALIDTAVYHFWGMLGRFIDTSNSFMRRFSVNGWKFWLVQALSGGLTMAVFGSIFALSLAISNFELTENGLPAQEDYAVTFLDRFGNEIGTRGILQDDSFELQDLPDHFIKAVLATEDRRFFEHFGIDFFGLARAMVENARAGGVVQGGSTLTQQLAKNIFLTNERTLKRKIDEAFLSLWLETHLTKREILKLYLDRAYMGGGAYGIAAAAEFYFGKSAKDLTLAESAMLAGLFKAPTKYAPHVNLPRARARAKEVLINMVQAGFMTEGQIVGALRDPATPIDKNDAETPNHFLDWAFDEVKRLAGSQHRVLTVKTSIDMTLQKQSEQAVKRVLRENGKQVGVTEGAAVLMEPNGAVVAIVGGRDYGKSQFNRATDAKRQPGSSFKPFVYTTAMMNGYTPKSVIQDAPLTIGDWSVRNYGRSYAGPVTLTNALKRSINTVPVRLAQAIGRDKIVETAHKMGIKSELLITRSLPLGAAEVTVMEMATAYAVFANGGKKSEPHAVLQMLDSKGRVIFDRKRDVKIEQVIPEEAIARMNQMLVTVVESGTGRRAQLPGIRAAGKTGTTTGYKDAWFCGFTGNYSAAVWFGNDNNSSAYRGNTGGRLPAMTWQAIMSAAHQQIALKPLPFVDDADSLQKHNSAIQLAAGGRIKDLKTKRGNQRLSPDVVKQLDTLSGLFRSTEAQKLKSSPTPQASSFVGGRQKLSGLIPMKSPTQSGLIDLQANWKNN; this is translated from the coding sequence TTGGCGTTTGATGCCCTGATCGATACAGCTGTCTACCACTTCTGGGGCATGCTGGGACGCTTCATCGACACCAGCAACAGCTTCATGCGCCGCTTCTCGGTCAATGGCTGGAAATTCTGGCTGGTTCAGGCCCTGTCCGGTGGCTTGACGATGGCGGTGTTCGGCTCGATTTTCGCCCTTTCCCTTGCAATTTCGAATTTCGAGCTGACCGAGAATGGTTTGCCAGCTCAGGAAGACTATGCCGTTACCTTCCTTGATCGCTTTGGCAATGAAATCGGCACCCGCGGTATTTTGCAGGATGATTCCTTTGAATTGCAGGACCTGCCGGACCATTTCATCAAGGCGGTTCTTGCGACCGAGGACCGAAGATTCTTCGAACATTTCGGCATCGATTTCTTCGGTCTTGCCCGCGCGATGGTCGAAAATGCCCGCGCAGGCGGCGTGGTTCAGGGCGGCTCGACCCTTACGCAACAGTTGGCTAAGAATATTTTCCTAACCAACGAACGAACACTGAAACGCAAAATCGATGAGGCCTTTTTGTCTCTGTGGCTGGAAACCCATCTGACGAAACGAGAGATCCTCAAGCTTTATCTTGACCGCGCCTATATGGGTGGCGGCGCTTACGGCATTGCGGCGGCGGCAGAATTCTATTTCGGCAAATCGGCCAAGGATCTGACTTTGGCAGAATCGGCGATGCTGGCAGGCCTGTTCAAAGCGCCGACCAAATATGCCCCGCATGTCAATTTGCCACGGGCCCGTGCCCGCGCCAAGGAAGTGCTGATCAATATGGTTCAGGCTGGCTTCATGACAGAGGGTCAGATCGTTGGCGCCTTGCGTGATCCAGCAACACCGATTGACAAGAATGACGCGGAAACACCAAATCATTTCCTTGATTGGGCCTTTGACGAGGTCAAACGACTGGCGGGTAGTCAGCACCGGGTTCTGACCGTCAAGACCTCGATCGATATGACCTTGCAGAAGCAGTCAGAACAGGCGGTCAAGCGCGTTTTGCGTGAAAATGGCAAACAGGTTGGTGTAACCGAAGGTGCAGCCGTCCTGATGGAGCCGAATGGTGCCGTGGTGGCGATTGTCGGTGGTCGCGATTATGGCAAGAGCCAGTTCAACCGCGCAACCGATGCCAAACGACAACCTGGTTCTTCTTTCAAACCCTTTGTCTATACGACGGCCATGATGAATGGCTATACACCGAAATCCGTCATTCAGGATGCTCCGCTGACCATTGGTGACTGGTCGGTGCGTAACTATGGCCGCAGCTATGCCGGCCCGGTCACCCTGACCAATGCCCTCAAACGATCAATCAACACAGTGCCGGTTCGACTGGCACAGGCGATTGGCCGCGACAAGATAGTCGAGACTGCACACAAGATGGGGATCAAGTCCGAATTGTTGATCACCCGCTCGTTGCCGTTGGGGGCAGCCGAGGTTACGGTCATGGAAATGGCAACGGCCTATGCGGTGTTTGCCAATGGTGGCAAAAAGTCTGAACCGCATGCCGTGCTGCAGATGCTCGATAGCAAAGGCCGGGTCATCTTTGATCGCAAGCGTGACGTCAAGATCGAGCAGGTGATCCCGGAAGAAGCCATTGCTCGAATGAATCAGATGCTGGTCACGGTGGTTGAAAGCGGCACCGGGAGACGGGCACAATTGCCGGGCATTCGGGCAGCGGGCAAAACGGGTACGACAACCGGTTATAAGGATGCCTGGTTCTGTGGCTTCACCGGAAACTATTCTGCCGCTGTCTGGTTCGGCAATGACAACAACTCCTCGGCCTATAGAGGCAATACCGGCGGGCGCCTGCCAGCTATGACCTGGCAGGCCATCATGAGCGCCGCCCATCAGCAGATTGCCTTGAAGCCCCTGCCTTTCGTCGATGACGCGGATAGTCTACAGAAGCACAACAGCGCCATTCAGCTAGCCGCTGGCGGGCGGATCAAGGATCTCAAGACCAAGCGCGGCAACCAGCGTCTGAGTCCCGATGTGGTCAAGCAACTTGACACGCTTTCGGGCTTGTTCCGCTCAACTGAAGCGCAAAAGCTGAAGTCTTCGCCAACTCCTCAAGCCAGCAGCTTCGTGGGTGGACGGCAAAAACTCAGTGGCCTGATCCCGATGAAGTCCCCGACGCAAAGTGGCCTCATCGACCTGCAGGCCAACTGGAAAAACAACTGA
- a CDS encoding YcgN family cysteine cluster protein: MTDSNDFLTPASKADAETKPFWQRKSLSEMSKAEWESLCDGCGRCCLNKLEDWDTGEIIWTNIACTLLDDQTCRCKDYDNRLETVPDCVPLNVEKVQSLSWLPPTCAYRLLDEGFDLYWWHPLVSRDPDSIHQAGISVRDKVVSEDGMAVEEYEQHVVFWPGFEDDEPPKPLK, from the coding sequence ATGACAGATTCCAACGATTTCCTGACACCTGCATCCAAGGCCGACGCTGAGACCAAACCGTTCTGGCAGCGAAAAAGCCTGTCGGAAATGTCAAAAGCGGAATGGGAATCGCTTTGCGATGGCTGCGGCCGCTGCTGTTTGAACAAGCTTGAGGACTGGGACACTGGCGAGATCATCTGGACCAACATTGCCTGCACGTTGCTGGATGATCAGACCTGCCGCTGCAAGGATTATGACAACCGGCTGGAAACCGTGCCCGATTGCGTGCCACTGAATGTCGAGAAGGTGCAAAGTCTATCCTGGTTACCACCCACTTGCGCCTATCGCCTGCTCGATGAGGGCTTTGACCTTTATTGGTGGCATCCCTTGGTATCCCGCGATCCCGATAGCATCCATCAGGCTGGCATTTCGGTGCGCGACAAGGTGGTGTCAGAAGATGGAATGGCGGTAGAGGAATATGAGCAGCATGTGGTTTTTTGGCCCGGATTCGAAGACGACGAGCCACCAAAGCCACTCAAGTGA